In Sphaeramia orbicularis chromosome 14, fSphaOr1.1, whole genome shotgun sequence, the following are encoded in one genomic region:
- the LOC115433245 gene encoding galactose-specific lectin nattectin-like: MNDDYFANKQRNIVKRSARCTTRNTWYRYGNNFYIFVQRGVNWVVAQRICVSAGGSLVSLRSAGEENFVKRLTKNRPAWIGLSDAQKPGQWFWKGGTCYRYTNWCRGEPSNNAKEACAVMNVSSAKC; this comes from the exons ATGAATGACGACTACTTTGCCAACAAACAGCGCAACA TTGTCAAAAGGTCAGCAAGGTGTACTACTCGCAACACCTGGTATCGGTATGGTAATAACTTTTACATCTTTGTTCAAAGAGGCGTAAACTGGGTTGTAGCACAG AGAATCTGTGTGAGCGCTGGTGGAAGTCTTGTATCCCTACGGAGTGCAGGGGAGGAAAATTTCGTTAAGCGTTTGACAAAGAACAGACCAGCATGGATCGGACTCTCTGATGCACAGAAG CCAGGTCAGTGGTTTTGGAAAGGTGGTACATGTTACCGCTATACCAATTGGTGTCGTGGAGAGCCTTCTAACAACGCAAAGGAGGCCTGCGCAGTGATGAACGTATCAA GTGCAAAGTGCTAG
- the vdac1 gene encoding non-selective voltage-gated ion channel VDAC1, which translates to MAVPPTYVDLGKSARDVFTKGYGFGLIKLDLKTKSENGLEFTSTGSANTETSKVSGSLETKYKWAEHGLTFTEKWNTDNTLGTEITLEDQLAKGLKLTFDSSFSPNTGKKGGKLKTAFQCDHINLGCDVHYDINGTAIHGAGVVGYEGWLAGYQMTFEAGRNRITQSNFAVGYKTDEFQLHTNVNDGTEFGGSIYQKVNDQLETAVNLAWTAGNSNTRFGIAAKYQIDPDASFSAKVNNSSLVGLGYTQTLKPGIKLTLSALLDGKNINAGGHKLGLGLEFQA; encoded by the exons ATGGCTGTACCTCCCACCTATGTTGACCTTGGAAAGTCTGCCAGGGATGTCTTTACTAAGGGATATG GCTTTGGGCTCATTAAGTTGGACTTAAAAACGAAGTCTGAGAATGGACTG GAATTCACCAGCACAGGCTCTGCCAACACTGAGACCAGCAAGGTGTCTGGATCCCTGGAGACCAAGTACAAGTGGGCAGAGCATGGACTGACTTTCACAGAGAAGTGGAACACCGACAACACTCTGGGGACTGAGATCACTCTGGAGGACCAG CTGGCCAAAGGTCTGAAGCTGACATTCGACTCCTCTTTCTCACCAAACACTGG TAAGAAGGGCGGCAAGCTCAAGACGGCTTTCCAGTGTGACCACATCAATCTGGGCTGTGACGTGCACTACGACATTAATGGTACAGCCATTCACGGCGCGGGGGTGGTAGGCTACGAGGGCTGGTTGGCCGGCTATCAGATGACCTTTGAGGCTGGCAGGAACAGGATCACCCAGAGCAACTTCGCTGTAGGATACAAGACTGATGAGTTCCAGCTCCACACAAATGT AAATGACGGGACTGAGTTTGGTGGCTCCATCTACCAGAAGGTCAACGACCAGCTGGAGACCGCTGTCAACCTGGCCTGGACCGCTGGAAACAGCAACACCCGCTTTGGCATCGCCGCCAAGTATCAGATTGACCCTGATGCATCTTTCTCT GCCAAGGTGAATAACTCCAGTCTTGTGGGTCTGGGGTACACTCAAACTCTGAAGCCTG GTATCAAACTCACGCTCTCTGCTCTCCTTGATGGCAAGAACATCAACGCCGGTGGCCACAAGCTTGGACTAGGGTTGGAGTTCCAGGCATAG